Proteins encoded within one genomic window of Brachybacterium muris:
- a CDS encoding ATP-binding protein: MSVIDNDTKRKLREMGATALLDAIDAQDEAHVLGMSFQERLQLIVDEAHSIFNHGKVEGLIRRAGLRYPGADLRRLDLVEERGLNRNVIAQLATCSFIQRQQNVVFQGFTGSGKSYLGCALAKQACQHRLRAHYIRMPDLEEAWALAKDKPQGQTKFLRKYSTFSLLVIDEWLLDHPDEGMRSMLLELLERRYDTGSTVFCTQYPKKDWHARLGGAVHADAIMDRIVHNTIWIDTGDRNMREHTALPQ; this comes from the coding sequence GTGAGCGTGATCGATAACGACACGAAGCGGAAGCTGCGCGAGATGGGCGCGACCGCGCTGCTGGACGCGATCGATGCCCAGGATGAGGCTCACGTGCTGGGGATGTCGTTCCAGGAACGGCTCCAGCTGATCGTGGACGAGGCGCATTCCATCTTCAATCATGGAAAGGTCGAGGGTCTGATCCGCCGGGCGGGGCTGCGTTATCCCGGAGCGGACCTGCGGCGGCTGGATCTGGTCGAGGAACGGGGACTGAACCGGAACGTGATCGCGCAACTGGCAACCTGCTCCTTCATCCAGCGGCAACAGAACGTGGTCTTCCAGGGCTTCACCGGCTCAGGGAAGTCCTACCTCGGCTGCGCGCTGGCGAAGCAGGCCTGCCAGCACCGGCTCCGAGCCCACTACATCCGAATGCCCGACCTCGAAGAGGCCTGGGCCCTGGCAAAGGACAAGCCGCAGGGCCAGACGAAGTTCCTGCGGAAGTACTCCACGTTCTCGCTGCTGGTGATCGACGAGTGGCTGCTGGACCATCCTGACGAGGGAATGCGTTCGATGCTGCTGGAACTGCTCGAGCGCCGCTATGACACCGGCTCGACCGTGTTCTGCACCCAGTACCCGAAGAAGGACTGGCACGCCCGGCTCGGTGGAGCAGTCCACGCCGATGCGATCATGGACCGCATCGTGCACAACACAATCTGGATCGACACCGGCGACAGGAACATGCGAGAACACACCGCACTGCCCCAGTGA
- a CDS encoding metallophosphoesterase family protein, translating into MRILHLSDTHLYGDPAARHYGRIDTTRALRGVLEHLAGLERVDLVVHTGDASEDGTVESYRLLHELLDPFAARLGAPLAVAMGNHDVPAAYAELAGPGDHDPRYQDRAITTADGVRVVVLDSSVPGAGYGHLDPAQLDWLREVLARPAARGTVLAVHHPPLVAATRMLRALDLDGLDELGEALTGSDVRVILSGHYHHEMTGDLAGIPVHVVPGITNVVDPVAAGEHERSLALSGASLLEIDETGAARPRIITSLWPNAGDTPGGDAGDVQIPVYDFGPGEVQAIIDAAGR; encoded by the coding sequence ATGCGCATCCTGCACCTGAGCGACACCCACCTGTACGGCGACCCTGCCGCCCGCCACTACGGACGCATCGACACCACCAGAGCCCTGCGCGGGGTGCTGGAGCACCTGGCTGGCCTTGAGCGCGTGGACCTGGTGGTGCACACCGGGGACGCCTCCGAGGACGGGACCGTGGAGAGCTACCGCCTGCTGCACGAGCTGCTGGATCCCTTCGCCGCCCGGCTCGGGGCGCCGCTCGCGGTGGCGATGGGCAACCACGACGTGCCCGCCGCATACGCGGAGCTGGCCGGGCCCGGTGATCACGACCCGCGCTACCAGGACCGGGCGATCACCACGGCCGACGGGGTCCGCGTGGTGGTGCTGGACTCCAGCGTGCCCGGTGCCGGCTACGGCCACCTCGACCCTGCCCAGCTGGACTGGCTGCGTGAGGTGCTGGCCCGGCCCGCCGCTCGCGGCACAGTGCTGGCGGTGCACCACCCGCCGCTGGTGGCCGCCACCCGGATGCTGCGTGCCCTGGACCTCGACGGCCTCGATGAACTAGGTGAGGCGCTCACCGGCAGTGACGTGCGGGTGATCCTGTCCGGCCACTACCACCACGAGATGACCGGGGACCTGGCAGGGATCCCCGTGCACGTGGTCCCCGGCATCACCAACGTGGTGGACCCGGTGGCCGCCGGCGAGCACGAGAGGTCCCTCGCCCTGTCCGGGGCGAGCCTCCTGGAGATCGACGAGACCGGGGCGGCCAGACCCAGGATCATCACCTCCCTGTGGCCGAACGCGGGGGACACACCCGGGGGCGATGCCGGGGACGTCCAGATCCCTGTGTACGACTTCGGCCCGGGCGAGGTGCAGGCGATCATCGATGCCGCCGGACGCTGA
- a CDS encoding AAA family ATPase → MRFTHMNVQNWRNFKDVQFPIEDRLFIVGPNAAGKSNLLDVFRFLTDIARPGGGLAAAFADRGGFSAVRSLFARNHRYGQVSVTAHFSDDADEWTYHLAVKGEQRGHHRALVAEEVVTRNGEELLRRPDASDEADPELLTQTHLEQITANKSFRELAEHLQKTRYFHPVPQIIRNPGFFHASGPRDPFGSDVIKQMNETASRTRSAWLQKIENALQAAVPQFESLSVEPDASGVPHLHATYRNWRPAPTRQTESELSDGTLRLIGLLWTLVSAPSSGGVLLFEEPELSLNAGIVRTVPALLARVQRDRDLQVLLSTHAPELLDEETVLPEEVLVMRVTEDGSTASLLSDIAEVRAEVDSGLPLSEIVQSLIEPVAARQLALRL, encoded by the coding sequence ATGCGATTCACACACATGAACGTCCAAAACTGGCGGAACTTCAAGGACGTCCAGTTCCCAATCGAGGACAGACTGTTCATCGTGGGACCCAACGCCGCGGGGAAATCAAATCTGCTAGATGTGTTCCGGTTCCTTACGGACATAGCCCGGCCCGGCGGAGGTCTCGCGGCCGCCTTCGCTGATCGGGGCGGCTTCAGTGCGGTGCGGTCCCTCTTCGCACGCAACCACCGTTACGGACAGGTATCGGTGACCGCACATTTCAGCGACGATGCAGATGAGTGGACGTACCACCTCGCCGTCAAGGGCGAGCAGCGCGGCCACCATCGCGCTCTCGTCGCAGAAGAAGTGGTCACGCGCAACGGCGAAGAGTTGTTGCGACGCCCCGATGCCTCCGACGAAGCCGATCCGGAACTGCTGACCCAGACCCACCTGGAACAGATCACGGCCAACAAATCGTTCCGCGAACTTGCCGAGCACCTCCAGAAGACGCGGTACTTCCATCCGGTTCCACAGATCATCCGCAACCCCGGTTTCTTCCACGCATCCGGGCCGCGCGACCCTTTCGGCAGCGACGTCATTAAGCAGATGAACGAAACGGCGTCGCGGACCCGATCGGCGTGGCTGCAGAAGATAGAGAACGCGCTGCAGGCTGCTGTACCCCAGTTCGAGTCCCTGAGCGTTGAGCCCGATGCGTCCGGGGTCCCCCACCTGCACGCCACCTACCGCAATTGGCGCCCCGCCCCCACCCGGCAGACCGAGTCGGAGCTGTCCGATGGGACGCTGCGCTTGATCGGCCTGCTGTGGACGCTCGTCAGCGCCCCCTCCTCCGGTGGAGTGCTCCTGTTCGAGGAACCAGAGCTGTCTTTGAACGCGGGAATCGTTCGCACCGTGCCCGCTCTTCTTGCCCGTGTGCAGCGCGATCGCGATCTGCAAGTGCTGCTGTCCACGCACGCGCCAGAGCTCTTGGACGAGGAGACAGTTCTACCGGAGGAAGTGCTGGTCATGCGGGTCACAGAAGACGGCAGCACCGCCTCGTTGCTCTCCGACATTGCAGAGGTCCGGGCCGAGGTGGACTCAGGTCTCCCCTTGTCGGAGATCGTCCAATCTCTGATCGAACCCGTCGCGGCGCGTCAATTGGCTTTGCGGCTATGA
- a CDS encoding threonine/serine ThrE exporter family protein: MTSNAASPAPEREPGDHRPGSRPVPTSTSPIGVADSLTIRSEAAAAVGSELLAGGMASYRVKVAMSRTARALGLDSFTSIVTYTDITATATLNGRYRTRITQPKHVGVDVDRLYRTQRYVESLPPRGATAADVFEALARINARGSLYSRPVNALAAGIACAAFAFLNQAGLIEILAVLLAATVGQAVRRVFQLRQWNHLLVTVIAAVVTASLYLTVVGIPAQLGWIGPGNLGGFMASVLFLVPGFPMITGILDLVRSDFSAGMARLTYAAMIILGAAASIWTVSVAAGVETHPATPLGLPFELELPLRALATFIGVLGFAIIFNSPWKIAVAAATVSTVANSLRFLMTEGGIPVQLATLAATVLVGVAAYVIARIRHVPRISISVPAVVIMIPGYAMYSGFATLNAGELAGSVLLLQEAVQTVLAAAFGLALAHLATSPAWRRVHQPT; the protein is encoded by the coding sequence ATGACCAGCAACGCCGCGTCACCGGCACCGGAGCGGGAACCGGGGGACCATCGGCCTGGGTCCCGGCCGGTGCCCACCTCGACCAGCCCCATCGGGGTGGCCGACTCCCTCACCATCCGCTCCGAGGCGGCGGCCGCGGTGGGCAGCGAGCTGCTGGCCGGTGGCATGGCGTCCTACCGGGTGAAGGTGGCGATGAGCCGCACCGCCCGTGCCCTCGGCCTGGACTCCTTCACCTCGATCGTCACCTACACCGACATCACCGCCACGGCCACCCTGAACGGCCGCTACCGCACTCGCATCACCCAGCCGAAGCACGTGGGTGTGGACGTGGACCGCCTGTACCGCACCCAACGCTACGTGGAGTCCCTGCCCCCGCGCGGTGCCACCGCGGCCGACGTGTTCGAGGCCCTGGCCCGGATCAACGCTCGTGGCTCGCTGTACTCCCGCCCGGTGAACGCTCTTGCCGCCGGCATCGCCTGCGCGGCCTTCGCCTTCCTTAACCAGGCCGGCCTCATCGAGATCCTGGCGGTGCTGCTGGCCGCCACCGTGGGGCAGGCCGTACGGCGGGTGTTCCAGCTGCGCCAGTGGAACCATCTGCTGGTCACCGTGATCGCCGCGGTGGTGACGGCGAGCCTGTACCTCACCGTGGTGGGTATCCCTGCGCAGCTGGGCTGGATCGGGCCGGGGAACCTCGGCGGGTTCATGGCCTCGGTGCTGTTCCTGGTGCCGGGCTTCCCGATGATCACCGGGATCCTGGACCTGGTGCGATCGGACTTCTCCGCGGGGATGGCCAGGCTCACCTACGCGGCGATGATCATCCTGGGCGCTGCGGCGTCCATCTGGACGGTGAGCGTGGCCGCCGGGGTGGAGACGCACCCCGCCACCCCGCTGGGACTGCCGTTCGAGCTGGAGCTGCCGTTGAGGGCCCTGGCCACGTTCATCGGTGTGCTGGGCTTCGCGATCATCTTCAACTCCCCGTGGAAGATCGCGGTGGCCGCTGCGACGGTGTCCACGGTGGCCAACTCCCTGCGCTTCCTGATGACCGAAGGCGGGATCCCCGTGCAGCTGGCCACCCTCGCGGCCACGGTGCTGGTGGGGGTGGCCGCGTACGTGATCGCCCGGATCAGGCACGTGCCACGCATCTCGATCTCCGTGCCGGCGGTGGTGATCATGATCCCCGGCTACGCGATGTACAGCGGGTTCGCGACGCTCAATGCGGGGGAGCTGGCCGGCAGCGTGCTGCTGCTGCAGGAGGCGGTGCAGACGGTGCTGGCCGCTGCGTTCGGTCTGGCCCTGGCACACCTGGCCACCTCACCAGCATGGCGACGGGTGCACCAGCCCACGTGA
- the groES gene encoding co-chaperone GroES, with protein MSVSIKPLEDRVVIKPLEAEQTTASGLVIPDTAKEKPQEGEVVAVGAGRFDEKGERIPVDVKVGDKVVFSKYGGTELKYGDQEYLVLGSRDILAIIEN; from the coding sequence ATGTCGGTCTCCATCAAGCCCCTCGAGGACCGTGTCGTCATCAAGCCGCTCGAGGCTGAACAGACCACCGCTTCCGGCCTGGTCATCCCGGACACCGCGAAGGAGAAGCCCCAGGAGGGCGAGGTCGTCGCCGTCGGCGCCGGCCGCTTCGACGAGAAGGGCGAGCGCATCCCGGTCGACGTCAAGGTCGGCGACAAGGTCGTCTTCTCCAAGTACGGCGGCACCGAGCTCAAGTACGGCGACCAGGAGTACCTGGTGCTGGGCTCGCGCGACATCCTCGCGATCATCGAGAACTGA
- a CDS encoding pseudouridine synthase, protein MRHRVARDAAQGIAFDSLLTRFPALGDPEATPLHERFVRGEIVRADGTAWAADAPVEPGDELWFHRELREEAVPEMDLPILHQDDHLLVVDKPHDMATMPRGTHVLSSALVRLRRSTGITTLSPLHRLDRRTAGVLAFGVDPAERSAYQELFARREVLKEYLARVGPYREGAAVPADLPTMVGARTVLRDRLVKERDDLLTRLVAGEPNAITEVEVAAVELDGTLTLRLRPLTGRTHQLRAQLASRGMPIVGEDLYPTPRDPVGSLQLLARSLAFTDPVTGQERRFTSALDLPGPPS, encoded by the coding sequence GTGCGCCACCGGGTCGCTCGTGACGCTGCGCAGGGCATCGCCTTCGATAGCCTGCTGACCAGGTTCCCCGCCCTGGGTGACCCAGAGGCGACGCCGTTGCACGAGCGCTTCGTGCGCGGTGAGATCGTGCGGGCCGACGGGACCGCCTGGGCCGCCGACGCCCCGGTCGAGCCCGGCGACGAGCTGTGGTTCCATCGAGAGCTGCGCGAGGAAGCCGTGCCGGAGATGGACCTGCCGATCCTGCACCAGGACGACCATCTGCTGGTGGTGGACAAGCCCCACGACATGGCCACGATGCCACGTGGCACCCACGTGCTCTCCAGCGCCCTGGTGCGCCTGCGCCGCTCCACCGGCATCACCACGCTCAGTCCCCTGCATCGCCTGGACCGTCGTACCGCCGGCGTGCTGGCCTTCGGTGTGGATCCTGCCGAACGCAGTGCCTACCAGGAGCTGTTCGCCCGCCGTGAGGTGCTCAAGGAGTACCTGGCCCGGGTAGGGCCGTACCGCGAAGGCGCCGCCGTGCCGGCTGATCTGCCCACGATGGTCGGCGCGCGCACGGTGCTGCGCGATCGCCTGGTCAAGGAGCGCGATGATCTGCTCACCCGCCTGGTGGCAGGGGAGCCCAACGCGATCACCGAGGTCGAGGTGGCCGCCGTCGAGCTGGACGGCACCCTCACCCTGCGGCTGCGACCGCTCACTGGCCGCACCCACCAGCTGCGCGCGCAGCTCGCCTCCCGAGGCATGCCCATCGTGGGGGAGGACCTCTACCCCACGCCTCGTGATCCGGTCGGGTCGCTGCAGCTGCTGGCCCGCTCCCTCGCCTTCACCGACCCCGTCACCGGGCAGGAGCGACGGTTCACCTCCGCGCTCGACCTGCCGGGACCCCCGTCATGA
- the groL gene encoding chaperonin GroEL (60 kDa chaperone family; promotes refolding of misfolded polypeptides especially under stressful conditions; forms two stacked rings of heptamers to form a barrel-shaped 14mer; ends can be capped by GroES; misfolded proteins enter the barrel where they are refolded when GroES binds) — protein sequence MAKEIIYDEQARRALERGVDKLANTVRVTLGPKGRNVVLDKKWGAPTITNDGVTIAREIELEDPYENLGAQLTKEVATKTNDVAGDGTTTATVLAQALVHEGLRNVASGAAPASLKRGMEKAVEAISAKLGEIAIEVDGKEQIANVAAVSSQDREIGELLAEAFDKVGKDGVITVEESSTTAMELEFTEGMQFDKGFISPHFVTDGDRQEVVLEDAQVLLHQGKISAVADILPLLEKVVEGGKPLFVIAEDVDGEALSTLVVNKIRGTFKGAAVKAPAFGDRRKAMLQDIAVLTGAQVVTSDLGLDLKTVGTDVLGHAGRVVITKDTTTIVGGAGDEQAVADRVAQIRAEIANTDSDWDREKLQERLAKLAGGVSVIKVGAHTEVELKEKKMRIEDAVSATRAAIEEGIVAGGGSAIVQAASALEGDLGLSGDEAVGARAVSKAVAEPLRWIAENAGLEGYVVVEKVKEAQVGHGLNAATGEYVDLVAAGIIDPVKVTRSALRNAASIAGLVLTTETLVVEKKDEDED from the coding sequence ATGGCGAAAGAGATCATCTACGACGAGCAGGCTCGTCGCGCCCTGGAGCGCGGAGTCGACAAGCTCGCCAACACCGTCCGCGTGACGCTGGGCCCCAAGGGCCGCAACGTCGTGCTGGACAAGAAGTGGGGCGCCCCCACGATCACCAATGACGGCGTGACCATCGCCCGTGAGATCGAGCTCGAGGATCCCTACGAGAACCTCGGCGCTCAGCTCACCAAGGAGGTCGCCACCAAGACCAACGACGTGGCAGGCGACGGCACCACTACCGCCACCGTGCTCGCGCAGGCCCTTGTGCACGAGGGGCTGCGCAACGTGGCCTCCGGTGCGGCCCCCGCCTCCCTCAAGCGCGGCATGGAGAAGGCCGTCGAGGCCATCTCCGCCAAGCTCGGCGAGATCGCCATCGAGGTCGACGGCAAGGAGCAGATCGCGAACGTCGCGGCCGTCTCCAGTCAGGACCGCGAGATCGGCGAGCTGCTCGCCGAGGCCTTCGACAAGGTCGGCAAGGACGGCGTCATCACGGTGGAGGAGTCCTCCACCACCGCGATGGAGCTCGAGTTCACCGAGGGCATGCAGTTCGACAAGGGCTTCATCTCCCCGCACTTCGTCACCGACGGTGACCGCCAGGAGGTCGTGCTCGAGGACGCCCAGGTGCTGCTGCACCAGGGCAAGATCTCGGCCGTGGCCGACATCCTGCCGCTGCTGGAGAAGGTCGTCGAGGGCGGCAAGCCGCTGTTCGTGATCGCCGAGGACGTCGACGGTGAGGCCCTGTCCACGCTGGTCGTCAACAAGATCCGCGGCACCTTCAAGGGTGCGGCCGTCAAGGCCCCCGCCTTCGGCGACCGCCGCAAGGCGATGCTGCAGGACATCGCGGTGCTCACCGGCGCGCAGGTCGTCACCTCCGACCTGGGCCTGGACCTGAAGACCGTCGGCACCGACGTGCTGGGCCACGCGGGCCGCGTGGTCATCACCAAGGACACCACCACCATCGTGGGCGGTGCCGGTGACGAGCAGGCCGTGGCCGATCGCGTCGCGCAGATCCGCGCCGAGATCGCCAACACCGACTCCGACTGGGACCGCGAGAAGCTCCAGGAGCGCCTCGCCAAGCTCGCCGGCGGCGTGTCCGTCATCAAGGTGGGCGCCCACACCGAGGTCGAGCTCAAGGAGAAGAAGATGCGCATCGAGGACGCGGTCTCCGCGACTCGTGCAGCCATCGAGGAGGGCATCGTGGCCGGCGGCGGAAGCGCCATCGTCCAGGCGGCCTCCGCTCTCGAGGGCGACCTGGGCCTGAGCGGTGACGAGGCCGTCGGTGCACGCGCCGTGTCCAAGGCCGTCGCCGAGCCGCTGCGCTGGATCGCCGAGAACGCGGGCCTCGAGGGCTACGTGGTCGTCGAGAAGGTGAAGGAGGCGCAGGTCGGTCACGGCCTGAACGCCGCCACCGGCGAGTACGTCGACCTGGTGGCCGCCGGCATCATCGACCCGGTCAAGGTCACCCGTTCGGCGCTGCGCAACGCGGCCTCGATCGCGGGCCTGGTCCTGACCACCGAGACCCTCGTGGTCGAGAAGAAGGACGAGGACGAGGACTGA
- the istA gene encoding IS21 family transposase: protein MVRKIRAKLVLQLRAEGLSGRAISSSQGMSRKSVRAVFEAADAAGIGWGDIADVADEQVYARLFPGRGEHESVFAQPDWEQVHREMARVGVTLKLLHGEYFDATTAAGDPAMGYDRFCRTYQHHVMVTGAASRVGHKAGQSVEVDWSGPTMELADPVTGEVSKVFLFVACLPFSRYAFCFPALDMRQESWLRAHVAMFEALGGTVPRIVPDNLKTGVVKHPREGEIVLNDAYREMAAHYSAAVLPGRVRKPKDKASVENTVAHVATWVIAGLRDQRFTSLPELAAAIGQRMEAYNAEPFQKRPGSRASVFDAEERPLLTPLPAVPYEISTWHYGRRVGRNGHVTFARNFYSAPFAHIGAKVDLRITARTLEIYQGSQRLTSHLLLPETASNEYRTNDADLPAGERFQAWDAQRVRAWADRVGPATVIVIQRIFESVPIVEQGLDPALAVLRLSRRFSVDRVEAACALALTGRVRSPRYAHLHPILATGQDKVAALRPPREEPAEDGGYVRGADYYAGGVR from the coding sequence ATGGTACGGAAGATCAGGGCGAAGCTGGTGCTCCAGCTGCGCGCAGAAGGTCTGTCGGGGCGAGCGATTTCGTCCTCGCAGGGCATGTCCCGCAAGTCCGTGAGGGCGGTGTTCGAGGCCGCTGACGCTGCAGGGATCGGGTGGGGCGATATCGCGGACGTCGCCGATGAGCAGGTGTATGCCCGGTTGTTCCCGGGCCGGGGCGAGCACGAGAGCGTGTTCGCACAGCCGGACTGGGAACAGGTCCATCGAGAGATGGCCAGGGTCGGCGTGACGCTGAAGCTGTTGCACGGCGAGTACTTCGACGCGACCACGGCGGCTGGGGATCCGGCGATGGGGTATGACCGGTTTTGCCGCACCTACCAGCACCACGTCATGGTCACCGGTGCCGCTTCGAGAGTCGGTCACAAGGCCGGCCAGAGCGTGGAGGTCGACTGGTCCGGCCCCACGATGGAGCTGGCCGATCCGGTCACCGGCGAGGTCTCGAAGGTGTTCTTGTTCGTTGCCTGCCTGCCTTTTTCTCGTTACGCGTTCTGCTTCCCGGCGCTGGATATGCGCCAGGAGTCCTGGCTGCGAGCGCACGTAGCGATGTTCGAGGCGCTGGGCGGGACGGTCCCGAGGATCGTTCCGGACAACCTCAAGACCGGTGTGGTGAAGCACCCCCGCGAGGGCGAGATCGTCCTGAACGATGCGTATCGCGAGATGGCAGCGCATTACTCGGCGGCGGTGCTCCCGGGGAGGGTGCGGAAACCGAAAGACAAGGCGAGCGTGGAGAACACCGTCGCGCACGTCGCGACCTGGGTCATCGCCGGGCTGCGGGATCAGCGATTCACGTCCCTGCCCGAACTTGCAGCCGCCATCGGGCAGCGGATGGAGGCCTATAACGCGGAGCCGTTCCAGAAGCGGCCCGGATCCCGCGCCAGCGTGTTCGACGCGGAGGAGCGGCCGCTGCTGACGCCGCTGCCGGCGGTGCCCTACGAGATCTCGACATGGCACTACGGACGACGAGTGGGCAGGAACGGGCACGTCACGTTCGCGCGGAACTTCTACTCCGCGCCGTTCGCGCACATCGGCGCGAAGGTCGATCTGCGCATCACGGCCCGGACGCTGGAGATCTATCAGGGCAGCCAGCGACTGACCAGTCACCTGCTGCTCCCGGAGACCGCGAGCAATGAGTACCGCACCAACGACGCGGACCTACCTGCGGGCGAGCGTTTCCAGGCCTGGGACGCGCAGAGGGTGCGGGCGTGGGCAGATCGGGTCGGGCCGGCCACGGTGATCGTGATCCAGCGGATCTTCGAGTCCGTGCCGATCGTGGAACAGGGCCTGGATCCCGCGTTGGCGGTGCTACGGCTCTCTCGCCGCTTCTCCGTAGATCGGGTCGAGGCGGCCTGCGCACTCGCGCTGACGGGACGGGTCCGTTCACCGCGCTATGCGCATCTGCACCCGATCTTGGCCACCGGGCAGGACAAGGTCGCCGCCCTGCGTCCACCCCGCGAGGAACCCGCGGAAGACGGCGGATACGTCCGTGGCGCCGACTACTACGCCGGAGGTGTCCGGTGA